Part of the Natrialbaceae archaeon AArc-T1-2 genome, GAACTCGTCTTCGAACGCCCGGACCTCCGGACCGTCCGCGAGTCGTCCCGTAGCGAGCAACTCGTCGACGCGCTCGCGCGCTTCGGTACTGATTTCGGGATCTGCGATCGGTACGTCCGTCATGGTCACGCGAGCTGGTTCGGCCCCTCGAGGGGGTCCGGAAGCGATCGGGTGCGGGCGGGCGTTCCCATCGCGAGCGTCTCGGGCGGGACGTCCTCGACGACGACCGCGCCGGCGGCGACGAAGGCGTTCTCGCCGACGGTAACCCCCGGCAGAACCGTTGCATTCGCAGCAATCGACGCGCCGTCTTCGATCGTCGGGCCGACGAGGTCTCCCTCGGTCCGAATCGGATACTCGTCGTTCGTGAGTACGGCCCCGGGGCCGAGAAAGACGTTGTTTCCGATCGTCGTCTCGGAGGGAACGTAGACGTTCGTCTGGAGGCTGACGTGATCGCCGATCGTCGTCCGGCCGTCGATGACGGTTTTCGTGCCGACGAGGACGTCGTCGCCGATCGCCGTCTCCTCGCGGACGAGCGCGTCGTGACCGGTCGAAAAATCGTCACCGATCGTCACGTCGCCGTAGACGATCGTTCCGCCTCTGATCGTCGCGTCGTCGCCGATCCGCGTCGGCTCCTCGAAGTCGCCGTAGCCGACCGTTGCCCCGTCGTCGATCGTACAGCCGTCGCCGCTGACGACGTTATCCATCGCTGTCACCTCGTCGATTCTCGACCGCGCGTCGATGCCGTGGATACACTCGAGTCATAGCGGTTCGATACCCGTCGTGGGTGATCGTCCGGACACAACCGGTACCGACGCTTTGTTATCCCCGTCTTGACGGTCACTAGCCTCGAACTACGGCCGGGATTTGGGGTCGATCCGATACCACCAGGTACGTGGTCTCGCCCGCTCGATTTCGGCGGGTTCGCCACGACAACTGCGAAGAAATATTCGTTTTAGCGTCTATCACGGACGCTAACGGGTATAATCCGCTTTCGGAGGGGTAGCAGGTCGATAGTAAAGGACTCATCCAGCACAGTCGACGGTGTGACGTATTCGATCACATCGGGTACGGTGGCGGTCGCGGACGTTCGAGGAAAACCATGACCGACGAGACACTCACACAGGCGAAGCTGTTCGACGTGTTCAGCAACGCCCGACGTCGACAAACGGTCCGGTACCTGAAACGGAATCGCGGCTCCTGTGATCTCGCCCCGCTCGTCGAGCAGGTCGCAGCCTGGGAGAACGACGTCGCTCCCGAGGACGTGACCCGAACCCAACGTCGGCGCGTCTACATCTCGCTGTACCAGACGCACCTCCCCATGCTCGAAGACCACGGTATCGTCAACTGGGACGTCGACAGCCACACGATCGAGCTGCTCCCGGATCCGGCACTGTTCGAGCCGTACCTCGATCGCAACGTCGGCACCCAGCGCGACTGGCACACCCTGTACGCGTCGATCACGGTCGGCGGAGTGTTCGTGTTCACGCTGGCGGCGCTTTCGGTTGGCCCGCTGTCGGCGGCCACCGCGCCGCTGGTCGCGGTTGCGATCAGCATCGCCATCCTCGTCGTCGCGGCCGTCCACCACACGGCCCGTCGGCCCGACGCCGCCCTTCCGCTTCCCGTTCCGTTCCGATAGCGGGTCGAAGGCGCGTATACTGTCGGCTGTACGCCGTGTACGTGTTACACGAAGAGCCGGAAGTAATACGGGCTCACGAAGCCCTCGATGACCGCCGCGAGCGCGAGCAAGAGTCCGACTCCGACGAGCACCCAGAACGCCCGCTCGAGTTCGTCGGCCAGCGTCGGTCGGTCGATCCGTCCTCGAACGGCTCGCCAGCCGACGACGCCGAGGTGGAACCCGAGTGCACCGGCGACGAGAATCGCCGGGATCTCGACGATACCGTGGGGCACGACGAACGCGATCAACGCCTCGAGATCGACCTCCAGACGTGCGATAGCTCCGATGACGACCCCGTTGAACAGCAACGCCACGGCGG contains:
- a CDS encoding N-acetyltransferase, with translation MDNVVSGDGCTIDDGATVGYGDFEEPTRIGDDATIRGGTIVYGDVTIGDDFSTGHDALVREETAIGDDVLVGTKTVIDGRTTIGDHVSLQTNVYVPSETTIGNNVFLGPGAVLTNDEYPIRTEGDLVGPTIEDGASIAANATVLPGVTVGENAFVAAGAVVVEDVPPETLAMGTPARTRSLPDPLEGPNQLA
- a CDS encoding DUF7344 domain-containing protein; this encodes MTDETLTQAKLFDVFSNARRRQTVRYLKRNRGSCDLAPLVEQVAAWENDVAPEDVTRTQRRRVYISLYQTHLPMLEDHGIVNWDVDSHTIELLPDPALFEPYLDRNVGTQRDWHTLYASITVGGVFVFTLAALSVGPLSAATAPLVAVAISIAILVVAAVHHTARRPDAALPLPVPFR